In one window of Desulforhabdus amnigena DNA:
- a CDS encoding DDE-type integrase/transposase/recombinase, with the protein MDEQQQKDVAVFRFGVISDFVTRNAMDRGEQERLLTEKCEQSWQIPHSNRSRLARSTILGWIKAYRQGGGRLESLYPGSRNDRGVSRIIDEETGGLIARLRAGMPKCSLPTLIKELEKRKLLPAGMVLSESTLYRFLKREGLLKAAPPPAVDRRKFEAELPNDLWQSDALHGPLVMVGEKRRKTYLFAFIDDMSRLVPHAAFFLNENLDSYLCALRRALLKRGLPRKLYVDNGAAFRSRLLHEITASLGIALVHSKPYKPQGRGKVERFFQTVRAQFLASVEADSLEALNEQFDQWVTTVYHQRPHGGTGEPPLKRFADHMECIRPAPKYLEDYFRKRARRKVANDRTVSLNGRLYEASVALIGSQVTLLYNEDDPTRVEVQLGGQSHGFLTPLDLNVNCRVRRNHSTGLVIENTGKPAISSGRLSFSNREDQ; encoded by the coding sequence ATGGATGAGCAGCAACAAAAGGATGTGGCCGTATTCCGCTTTGGCGTCATCAGCGACTTTGTCACCCGAAACGCGATGGATCGTGGCGAGCAGGAGAGGCTCCTTACCGAAAAATGCGAACAGTCCTGGCAGATTCCCCACTCCAACCGCTCCCGCCTGGCCCGATCCACCATCCTCGGCTGGATCAAAGCCTATCGCCAGGGTGGCGGCAGACTCGAATCCCTTTACCCCGGCAGCCGAAACGACCGTGGGGTGAGCCGGATCATTGACGAGGAAACCGGGGGGCTCATCGCTCGACTGAGGGCCGGGATGCCCAAATGCTCCCTTCCCACATTGATCAAAGAGCTCGAGAAGCGAAAGCTCCTTCCCGCCGGTATGGTCTTGAGCGAAAGCACCCTCTACCGCTTTCTCAAACGCGAAGGGCTCCTCAAGGCGGCACCGCCCCCTGCCGTCGATCGCAGGAAATTTGAAGCCGAGCTCCCAAACGATCTGTGGCAAAGCGACGCCCTGCATGGCCCCCTGGTCATGGTGGGAGAGAAGCGGCGAAAGACCTACCTTTTTGCGTTCATTGACGACATGAGCCGTCTCGTTCCTCATGCCGCCTTCTTTTTAAACGAGAACCTCGACTCCTACCTGTGCGCACTCAGACGCGCTCTTCTCAAGCGTGGACTTCCCCGCAAGCTCTACGTGGACAATGGAGCCGCCTTCCGCTCCAGGCTCCTCCACGAGATCACGGCATCCCTTGGAATCGCCCTCGTCCACTCCAAACCCTACAAGCCCCAGGGACGCGGCAAAGTGGAGCGCTTCTTTCAAACCGTTAGAGCCCAGTTTCTTGCATCCGTTGAGGCAGACTCCCTCGAAGCTCTCAACGAGCAGTTCGACCAATGGGTCACGACCGTCTATCATCAGCGTCCTCACGGGGGCACCGGAGAGCCTCCCCTGAAGCGATTTGCCGATCACATGGAATGCATCCGCCCCGCCCCTAAATACCTCGAGGACTACTTCAGGAAGCGCGCACGAAGGAAAGTGGCAAACGATCGCACCGTATCGCTCAACGGTAGACTCTACGAGGCTTCTGTCGCCCTCATAGGATCCCAGGTCACCCTCCTCTACAACGAGGACGATCCCACCCGGGTCGAAGTCCAGCTCGGGGGCCAATCCCACGGCTTTCTCACCCCCCTTGATCTCAACGTCAACTGCAGGGTGCGCCGCAACCACTCGACCGGCCTCGTGATCGAAAACACCGGCAAACCGGCCATTTCTTCCGGCAGGCTTTCCTTCTCCAATCGGGAGGACCAGTAG
- a CDS encoding phosphate ABC transporter ATP-binding protein, whose product MEEKIVEPVIAIERLSVHFAAKVVLKDVSLSVFPGELIIIVGHSGSGKSTLLRAINRLNECSPDCCTKGTIRVRFDGMSGDIYAGSISPNELRRRVGMVFQTPAILPFSIEKNITMPLKVTLGLRGQALSEHTEWALREASLWDEVKERLRDDASTLSGGQQQRLCLARTLALQPQALLLDEPTASLDFRAANRIEQLLLRLKKHYCIVAVSHSLGQAKRLADRLFILREGRIAQEMDRQALQDETMFRRLIEEAF is encoded by the coding sequence ATGGAAGAAAAAATAGTGGAACCTGTTATCGCCATCGAACGCCTCTCCGTTCATTTTGCGGCGAAAGTCGTGCTGAAAGATGTGAGCCTTTCTGTTTTTCCCGGCGAACTTATAATCATCGTAGGACATTCCGGTTCCGGAAAATCAACCCTCCTGAGGGCCATCAACCGTCTCAACGAATGCTCCCCGGACTGCTGCACGAAGGGGACGATTCGGGTTCGTTTCGACGGAATGAGCGGGGATATTTATGCGGGCTCCATTTCACCAAATGAGCTCAGGAGGCGGGTGGGGATGGTTTTTCAAACTCCGGCGATCCTCCCCTTTTCCATTGAGAAGAACATCACTATGCCACTGAAGGTGACCCTTGGCCTAAGGGGGCAGGCTCTGTCCGAGCACACGGAATGGGCCCTTCGGGAGGCTTCCCTTTGGGATGAGGTCAAAGAGAGGCTTCGCGACGACGCTTCGACTCTCTCGGGGGGACAGCAGCAGCGTCTCTGCCTTGCGCGTACCCTGGCGCTTCAACCTCAGGCGCTCCTTTTGGACGAGCCCACTGCGTCACTGGATTTCAGAGCGGCGAACAGAATCGAGCAACTCCTCCTGCGTCTCAAGAAACACTATTGCATAGTGGCCGTCTCACACAGCCTGGGCCAGGCGAAGCGGCTCGCAGACAGGCTCTTTATTCTTCGGGAGGGGCGAATCGCCCAGGAGATGGACAGGCAAGCCTTACAAGATGAAACCATGTTCAGGCGACTCATCGAAGAGGCTTTTTAA
- a CDS encoding PstA family ABC transporter permease — MPKRSDWFFTCLAWLSGTGILLTVAILVVFLLLRGIGSINASLFFGETPWFDAITGRKPVFDGIWPAVAGTFSLVALSSLLSIPVGIASGVYLSGYAPKRLRVFLGFAIDLLSGTPSIVMGLFGFTLILFLRKTIFPEAGTCLFLASLCIALLVLPYVIRTTETSLDAVPEHLRVLGPAMGLTKSQSIRHVLLPLASRGILSGVILSIGRASEDTAVILLTGVVAQAGVPQSLWGKFEALPFRIYYLAAEHKTPLELEQAFGTALVLLTLTGVLFLTAVFVQRSAEKRWKKK; from the coding sequence ATGCCTAAAAGATCCGATTGGTTCTTCACTTGTCTTGCCTGGCTTTCAGGGACGGGAATCCTGCTGACTGTAGCGATCCTCGTCGTTTTTCTGCTGCTTCGGGGAATCGGAAGCATCAATGCCAGCCTGTTTTTCGGCGAAACACCCTGGTTTGACGCCATTACGGGGCGAAAACCGGTATTTGATGGAATCTGGCCCGCTGTTGCCGGAACCTTTTCACTGGTGGCCCTTTCATCACTTTTATCGATCCCTGTTGGAATCGCAAGCGGGGTCTATCTTTCCGGATATGCGCCGAAGCGCCTTCGAGTCTTTCTGGGTTTTGCCATAGATCTTCTCTCAGGAACTCCATCCATTGTTATGGGTCTTTTCGGGTTTACCCTCATTTTGTTTTTGAGGAAAACCATTTTTCCGGAAGCTGGAACGTGCCTTTTTCTCGCAAGCCTGTGCATTGCCCTCCTCGTCTTGCCTTACGTGATTCGAACTACGGAAACCTCATTGGATGCCGTACCGGAACACCTTCGCGTGCTCGGGCCAGCAATGGGACTTACAAAGTCGCAAAGCATTCGCCATGTATTGCTGCCTCTGGCAAGCCGGGGGATTTTGAGCGGTGTTATCCTCTCCATTGGACGGGCCTCTGAGGACACGGCGGTCATCCTTCTAACGGGCGTCGTCGCGCAAGCAGGTGTGCCTCAAAGCCTGTGGGGCAAGTTCGAGGCGCTGCCATTTCGAATCTATTACCTTGCGGCGGAACATAAGACTCCACTCGAACTGGAACAGGCATTTGGAACCGCCCTTGTTCTCCTGACCTTGACTGGAGTTTTGTTCCTCACTGCTGTGTTTGTGCAAAGAAGTGCTGAAAAGCGATGGAAGAAAAAATAG
- a CDS encoding DNA-primase RepB domain-containing protein, translating to MAYLRSQNARGCHILIKPLCIDHYLLADDIDRQTLLRHHCFPSGQWKPARMIVETSPENFQVWVHSSRALSLEEKRMWLERMRSDPAAHPKNRWGRCPGFRNTKEKHRSPTGRFPLARLIWIDWDSQADIPLLVPESKPSLLSHPSRRGSVCHPADPCRYHFKKDNESTTDFAYALSLARRGFSDDQIRQRILSERTDWSNHKGEKESKTTSIAPSVVSNR from the coding sequence ATCGCCTACCTCAGATCCCAAAATGCCCGGGGCTGCCACATACTCATAAAGCCCCTCTGCATCGACCATTACCTCCTGGCCGACGACATTGACCGACAAACCCTTCTGCGACACCACTGCTTCCCCTCCGGACAGTGGAAACCCGCTCGAATGATCGTTGAGACCTCACCGGAAAACTTCCAGGTATGGGTTCACTCCAGCAGAGCATTGTCCCTGGAAGAAAAACGCATGTGGCTTGAAAGAATGCGAAGCGATCCGGCAGCACATCCCAAAAACCGCTGGGGGCGCTGTCCCGGCTTTCGCAACACCAAGGAAAAGCACCGCTCCCCTACGGGACGCTTTCCCCTTGCAAGGCTCATCTGGATCGACTGGGACTCGCAGGCCGACATCCCCCTGCTTGTCCCGGAATCAAAACCATCCCTCCTTTCCCATCCCTCCCGAAGGGGGTCTGTGTGCCATCCGGCTGATCCCTGCCGATACCATTTCAAAAAAGACAATGAGTCCACAACCGACTTTGCTTATGCACTCTCTCTGGCCAGAAGAGGCTTCTCGGACGATCAGATCCGGCAGCGCATTCTCTCGGAGAGAACCGACTGGAGCAATCATAAGGGGGAAAAAGAATCCAAGACTACCTCGATCGCACCATCGGTCGTGTCAAACAGGTAG